From the Purpureocillium takamizusanense chromosome 6, complete sequence genome, one window contains:
- the SIT1_3 gene encoding ferrioxamine B transporter (TransMembrane:14 (i60-83o95-115i127-144o150-169i181-199o211-238i273-293o305-322i342-363o383-400i407-428o434-456i468-494o547-568i)~COG:U~EggNog:ENOG503NUD0), whose protein sequence is MTSDSRASPATKTSDVRQTSMIDDAHNVPEEAAFALTGSTSPGVKRMEAVARHMSRPGRVMLFVGIFIVAYVYSLDISLRYAYQPTATDSFSTHSLLATVSVLRSVIAAAAQPTSAKIADVFGRMELLLLSILFYVVGTIVDATSNGVEAFSAGAVLYQVGFTCVSFLVEVILSDVTSLRARLLFSYVPVSPFLINAWVSGDVAAAALDRIGWRLGIGMWAVIYPMSTIPLFAAMWWAHRRAKRAGDLGKYKTPFQLLGGGALAKALFWQLDVIGMVLMIAVLALILVPLTLAGGSSTTWHQGHIIAPLVIGMLCIPAFVFWEAKAKHPMIPLHLLKDRMVWGALGVIAAMNCAAAVQGDYLYTVLVISFNQSVLSATRITNLYSFTACLTGLFFGVVVYKLRRLKWIIVCGSGLHLVAFGLLIQFRGGGGADYAGMVGAQVLLGVSCGMFTYAALASIQAATRHEHLAVITGVYFACFNVGGAIGNAISGAIWTQLLPGQLQQDLAPFGNDTLPGLVYESPFTTIEGYPWGSPERDGVVASYRHTQRILCITGICIASLVCVFALCLRDPRLTDEQSLPNAEVKAKPSDAELVSKAAR, encoded by the coding sequence ATGACGTCCGACAGCCGCGCATCACCTGCAACCAAGACGTCCGACGTACGCCAGACGAGCATGATCGATGATGCTCACAATGTCCCTGAAGAAGCGGCTTTTGCGCTCACCGGTAGTACCAGCCCTGGCGTCAAGCGCATggaggccgtcgcgcggcacATGAGTCGTCCAGGGCGTGTCATGCTGTTTGTGggcatcttcatcgtcgccTACGTCTACTCGCTCGACATATCGCTCCGCTACGCCTACCAGcccaccgccaccgacaGCTTCAGCACGCACTCGCTCCTGGCCACCGTCTCCGTCCTGCGGagcgtcatcgccgccgcggcccagcccaCGTCGGCCAAGATCGCCGACGTCTTTGGCCGcatggagctgctgctgctctccatTCTCTTTTACGTCGTGGGTACAATCGTCGACGCTACTTCGAACGGCGTGGAGGCGTTttcggccggcgcggtgctGTACCAGGTCGGCTTCACCTGCGTGTcgttcctcgtcgaggttATCCTCTCCGACGTCACGTCCCTGCGCGCCCGGCTGCTCTTCTCGTACGTCCCCGTCAGCCCGTTCCTCATCAACGCCTGGgtcagcggcgacgtcgctgctgcagcgtTGGACAGGATCGGCTGGCGCCTGGGGATTGGCATGTGGGCCGTCATCTATCCCATGTCGACCATCCCGCTCTTCGCTGCCATGTGGTGGGCTCACCGCCGCGCGAAACGGGCAGGCGATCTGGGCAAGTACAAGACGCCGTTCCAGCTcctcgggggcggcgcgctcgccaAGGCGCTGTTCTGGCAGCTCGACGTGATAGGCATGGTGCTGATGATTGCGGTgctcgccctcatcctcgtgCCGTTGACGCTTGCCGGaggctcctcgacgacgtggcaCCAGGGACACATCATCGCGcccctcgtcatcggcatgCTCTGCATCCCGGCTTTTGTGTTTtgggaggccaaggccaagcatCCCATGATCCCCCTTCACCTGCTCAAGGACCGCATGGTCTGGGGTGCGCTCGGGGTCATTGCGGCCATGaactgcgccgccgccgttcagGGCGACTACCTCTAcaccgtcctcgtcatctcgTTCAACCAGTCCGTCCTTAGCGCCACGCGCATCACGAATCTATATTCCTTCACGGCCTGCCTGACGGGTCTGTtcttcggcgtcgtcgtgtaCAAGCTGAGGCGCCTCAAGTGGATCATCGTCTGCGGCTCAGGGCTTCACCTCGTCGCGTTCGGACTGCTGATACAgttccgcggcggcggcggggccgacTACGCTGGCATGGTCGGCGCGCAGGTGCTCTTGGGCGTCTCGTGCGGCATGTTCACctacgccgccctcgcgagCATCCAGGCGGCAACGCGGCACGAGCACCTCGCTGTCATCACGGGCGTGTACTTTGCGTGCTTCAACGTCGGGGGCGCCATCGGCAACGCCATCTCGGGCGCCATCTGGACGCAGCTCCTGCCggggcagctgcagcaggaccTGGCGCCGTTTGGCAACGATACGCTCCCGGGCCTCGTATACGAGTCGCCCTTTACCACCATTGAGGGGTACCCGTGGGGCTCTCCCGAGAGAGACGGGGTCGTGGCGTCGTATAGGCACACGCAGAGGATCCTATGCATCACGGGCATCTGCATCGCGTCGTTGGTCTGCGTCTTCGCGCTGTGTCTCCGCGATCCGCGGTTGACGGATGAGCAATCTCTGCCCAACGCCGAGGTCAAAGCCAAGCCGTCGGACGCCGAACTTGTATCAAAGGCAGCTCGCTAA
- a CDS encoding uncharacterized protein (TransMembrane:9 (n4-13c18/19o34-56i68-85o105-124i163-184o204-226i238-260o266-286i298-320o332-353i)~EggNog:ENOG503NX57~COG:G), protein MTRFSASYFLPGADLVWAALTLAQYKATSAWQLYILRFLVGAAGSLFFPGVQWYLGCWYKRSELSRRSALFFVASQVGGMSAGYIQTGAHAGLNMLHGIEGWRWLYIICFSCTFPVAILGFVTLPGQPETPRTLFLSQREVQLARDRMAAEHREPRKPLTIPVVRSVLSGWHFWVLVAFAFFFSQADGVSSNSGLPLWLKEQGYGVEAINTITTVSPAVTIVASLICGVLSDAYDAKVPLIAVTAGLNIFASIVLAIWHVPTGLKFFAFFLAGSADGIAGVIYAWANEICAGNAEERAIVISSMNTIGNVFGAWIPLLAWKTVDAPRYLIGYNWTIALDVCMIGMLFVLRSFWNKEKKQSSRLAVASTSP, encoded by the exons ATGACGCGCTTCTCCGCGAGCTACTtcctccccggcgccgatCTCGTCTGGGCCGCCCTCACACTCGCCCAGTACAAGGCAACCTCGGCCTGGCAGCTTTACATCCTgcgcttcctcgtcggcgccgcgggcagcctcttcttccccgGCGTGCAGTGGTATCTCGGCTGCTGGTATAAGCGCTCCGAGCTgagccgccgctccgccctcttcttcgtcgccaGCCAGGTCGGCGGCATGAGCGCCGGCTACATTCAGACGGGCGCCCACGCCGGGCTCAACATGCTCCACGGCATCgagggctggcgctggctgtACATAATCT GCTTCTCGTGCACCTTTCCCGTGGCcatcctcggcttcgtcacGCTCCCCGGGCAGCCCGAAACGCCGCGGACCCTGTTCCTCTCGCAGCGTGAggtccagctcgcgcgcgaccgcatggccgccgagcacCGCGAGCCCCGCAAGCCGCTCACCATCCCCGTCGTCCGCTCCGTCCTCTCCGGCTGGCACTTCTGGGTCCTTGTCGccttcgccttcttcttctctcaggccgacggcgtgtCCTCTAATAGCGGCCTGCCGCTGTGGCTCAAGGAACAGGGctacggcgtcgaggccatcaacaccatcaccaccgtctCCCCCGCCGTCACCATTGTCGCGTCTCTCATATGCGGCGTCCTGTCCGACGCGTACGACGCCAAGGTGCCGCTCATCGCCGTGACGGCCGGGCTCAACATTTTTGCCAGCATCGTGCTCGCCATCTGGCACGTCCCCACCGGCCTCAAATtcttcgccttcttcctcgccggctcggcggacggcatcgccggcgtcatcTACGCCTGGGCCAACGAGATTTGCGCGGgcaacgccgaggagcgcgccatcgtcatcagtAGCATGAACACTATTGGCAATGTCTTTGGGGCCTGGATTCCCCTTTT AGCATGGAAGACAGTAGACGCGCCACGCTACCTCATTGGATATAACTGGACAATTGCTCTTGATGTATGTATGATTGGTATGCTCTTCGTTTTGCGATCTTTCTGGaacaaggagaagaagcaaaGCTCTCGATTGGCAGTAGCCAGCACGAGTCCGTAG